From the genome of Ktedonobacterales bacterium:
GGTGGTGTCATTGCTTCCCCTTGCTTTTGGTCATTGCTGGTGATAGACTGCTTTCCGGGCGTGGTGGGGTTCCCCTCCAAAATCGCCGAGGGGGTAAAACGAGCGCGTCCTCTGCCGCCGATTCGGCAAGCGTCTGGCAACGGATAAGCACACAGCCAAAGGGCGAGAGGAAAGGCAAGCGTTCTCCGACTCCTCTGCGTGAGCAGAAGCAGGAGATAGAGGCCGTGAGCAGTTCGGCCAGTACGGGTAACGTGTGTTTGGTTGATTCAGCCTGGGGCGCTGATGACCACTGCATTCGTACCAACAAGGCAATGGTTGTCCATTGTTGAGAAACTGTAGAGATATGCCTCATGACGACCCGCTGAGGGTATTGAAAACTAAACAGAGCCGCCCGCGTTGAGAGCGGGCGGAACAATGCAGCGAAAACGCCAGCTTCTCTGCTCACGACTGGCCGACCAGCAGCGGCCCACTGGGACGCCTGGCGCTGGAGGCGGCTGCAACGCCCGCCATCTGGAAGGGCAGCGTTTTAGACACGGCAGGGAGCCGACGAGTAATCACCCGTTCAGCTTCCGGTTCGAGCGAATGCAGGAACACCCGCGCCAGACGGGGATCGAAACGGCGGCCAGCTTCGGCCAGCACATATTGCCCCACCGTCTCTGGCGAAAGCGCCGCTTTATATGGCCTTGCCGAGAGCAGCGCGTCATACACATCAGCCACTGCCAGCATGCGAGCGCCTATCGGAATCGCTTCGCCATGCAGACCTGATGGATACCCATGTCCATCATAGGCTTCATGGTGATAGAGAACCGTCTCGATGAAGAATGCATCAAGACCATAGCCAGCCAGCATCTGTGCGCCGACGATAGGGTGGCGCTCCATCTGAAGGCGCTCTTCACCAGAGAGCGCGCTCTCTTTGAGCAGAATATCGTTGCCGATCCAGGTTTTGCCCAGATCATGCACCAGAGCCGCCAGAGCAAGCTGATGCGCGCTCTGTTGGTCCCAGCCGAGGCGGCGCGCCAGCCGCTCAGCATATCCTGCCACCCGCTGGCAGTGTTCATAAGTCAGGACATCGCGCTTCTGAATACTTTGGGCCAGATCATGAAAAATGCGATCAGTCTCATGCTGGCCGATAGACAGGATCATTTCTAGCGCAGCCACCTCGCTGCCTCCCTCTCCCAAATCCTTTTGGATACCAATTTGTACAAGCCGCTCAGCCTGGTTCCACTCGCCTTTATTACGTCAGGAAGAGCGGAAGTATCACGACATTGTGATAGCCCCGTAAGCTCGCACATGGCTCCTGCACCCTATAACGCTGCGTTATCTGAAAGGTAACGAGCGCTTGTCGTTTGCCCCGGTTCAGTAGGACTTTTGGCAGGGGAAGAGCTTGCTTTCGCTCTACAAGCGCCAGTTGCAAGAACCTTGCCAAAACTCCCCTTGCATGACCGCCTTTTTAGAAAAGACGTTGAAACTCACCTTTTTGTTTCTTCGTACTTTATTGTTTCCTTTTGGAAAAAGGAAATGGCGGCGGGTTCATAGCAGGCAGCAAGGTTCAGCCCAAATCCGGCACAGGATGTGCTATGAGGAGGTTAATGCCTTGCCCGTTTGAGTGAACAATGAAGCACCCCCGGCCAGGGCGGCATGCTCTTCTGTTACCCTGGCCGGGATGAAATAACCGGCGCTGGCGCTGCCCGCGGGGTTTGAGGGCCGAGAGACTATGACGACGTACC
Proteins encoded in this window:
- a CDS encoding HD-GYP domain-containing protein, giving the protein MAALEMILSIGQHETDRIFHDLAQSIQKRDVLTYEHCQRVAGYAERLARRLGWDQQSAHQLALAALVHDLGKTWIGNDILLKESALSGEERLQMERHPIVGAQMLAGYGLDAFFIETVLYHHEAYDGHGYPSGLHGEAIPIGARMLAVADVYDALLSARPYKAALSPETVGQYVLAEAGRRFDPRLARVFLHSLEPEAERVITRRLPAVSKTLPFQMAGVAAASSARRPSGPLLVGQS